A window from Vulpes vulpes isolate BD-2025 chromosome 9, VulVul3, whole genome shotgun sequence encodes these proteins:
- the LOC112909707 gene encoding olfactory receptor 7G1-like, with protein sequence MGLRNNTGVSEFLLMEVTEDPELKPLLFVLFLSIYLVTILGNLLIILAVICDSHLHTPMYFFLSNLSFTDICLSTTTIPKMLVNIQAEDQSITYTGCLTQIYFILVFASLESFLLSVMAYDRYVAICHPLRYTVIMNSHLCGLLILLSLCINIVDALMHSLMVLQLSFCTDLEIPLFFCEVVQVIKLACSDTLINNILIYFATSIFGGIPVCGIIFSYTQIVSSVLRMPSAGGKYKVFSTCGSHLSVVSLFYGTGLGVYISSALTSSSRNTAVVSVMYTIVPQMMNPFIYSLRNRDMKGALRKLMSKIPLFFQECVV encoded by the coding sequence ATGGGACTCAGAAACAACACAGGGGTTTCAGAATTCCTTCTAATGGAAGTGACAGAGGATCCAGAACTGAAGCCCCTCCTCTTTGTTCTGTTCCTGTCCATATACCTGGTCACCATCCTGGGAAACCTGCTCATCATCCTGGCTGTCATCTGTGactcccacctccacacccccatgtacttcttcctctccaacTTGTCCTTTACTGACATCTGCTTAAGCACAACCACCATCCCAAAGATGCTGGTGAACATCCAAGCAGAGGATCAGAGCATCACTTACACAGGCTGCCTCACACAGATCTACTTTATCCTGGTTTTTGCTAGTTTGGAAAGTTTCCTTCTTTCAGtaatggcctatgaccgctatgtggccatctgtcaTCCACTGAGGTACACAGTCATCATGAACTCCCACCTCTGTGGCCTCTTGATTCTACTCTCTTTGTGCATTAACATTGTGGATGCCCTGATGCACAGTCTGATGGTGTTGCAACTGTCCTTCTGCACAGACCTTGAAatccctctcttcttctgtgaAGTTGTTCAGGTCATCAAGCTCGCATGTTCTGACACCCTCATCAATAACATCCTGATATATTTTGCAACTAGCATATTTGGTGGTATCCCTGTGTGTGGAATCATTTTCTCCTACACCCAGATAGTGTCTTCTGTTTTGAGAATGCCATCAGCAGGTGGAAAGTATAAAGTTTTTTCCACCTGTGGGTCTCACCTGTCAGTTGTGTCCTTGTTCTATGGGACCGGTTTGGGGGTGTACATTAGTTCTGCTCTTACTAGCTCTTCCAGAAACACTGCAGTGGTTTCAGTGATGTACACTATTGTCCCCCAAATGATGAACCCCTTCATCTACAGCCTGAGGAACAGGGACATGAAAGGAGCCTTGAGGAAGCTCATGAGTAAGATACCATTGTTTTTTCaggaatgtgttgtttaa